A single region of the Elizabethkingia sp. JS20170427COW genome encodes:
- a CDS encoding esterase, with translation MKNTISSLLFFAIGFSISAQQSIWSSQRINSPQINTDKTVSFRLYAPFAKTVEIHGDFFSFNKKKENLILSSNGIWEFTTATPLESELYFYNYTVDGVHITDPENINQVRDISSFFSYFIVDGAIGNRYKVQKVKHGNVAKVWYNSPSLGAERRLTIYTPPGYEQSKQKYPVLYLLHGAGGDEDAWESLGRSTQILDNLIAEGKAKPMIVVMPNGNSSKQAAPGKGYETTKINPTLDVQNMSNGKIEKAFPELVHFIDHNYRSIPKKSHRAIAGLSMGGFQSIHISALYPNVYDYVGAFSAAVASPGKDVPLYQDLHQQVIHQFSTPPKLYAIYIGKDDFLYQDNVEYRKFLNINHIKYSYTETSGGHTWKNWRLYLSDFLQKIF, from the coding sequence ATGAAAAACACCATTTCCTCCCTACTCTTTTTCGCTATTGGTTTTTCTATTTCAGCGCAGCAATCTATATGGTCTTCGCAAAGAATAAATTCGCCACAAATCAATACAGATAAAACGGTAAGCTTCCGACTATATGCCCCTTTTGCCAAAACTGTAGAAATACATGGCGATTTTTTTTCTTTCAACAAGAAAAAAGAAAACCTTATTTTATCTTCAAACGGTATTTGGGAATTTACTACGGCAACCCCTTTAGAATCTGAATTGTATTTTTATAATTACACTGTAGATGGTGTACATATTACAGATCCCGAAAATATAAATCAGGTTAGGGATATCTCTAGCTTTTTTAGCTATTTTATTGTAGATGGAGCTATAGGAAACCGCTATAAAGTACAAAAGGTAAAACATGGAAATGTTGCTAAAGTCTGGTATAACAGTCCTTCTCTTGGAGCAGAAAGAAGACTTACCATTTACACTCCGCCAGGTTACGAGCAAAGCAAACAAAAATATCCTGTACTATACTTACTTCATGGCGCAGGTGGAGATGAAGATGCTTGGGAGAGCTTGGGGCGCTCCACTCAGATTTTGGATAATCTTATCGCTGAAGGAAAAGCAAAACCAATGATTGTAGTAATGCCTAATGGGAACAGCAGTAAGCAAGCAGCTCCAGGCAAGGGGTATGAAACGACAAAAATTAATCCTACCTTAGATGTCCAAAATATGTCTAATGGCAAAATAGAAAAGGCCTTCCCCGAACTTGTCCACTTTATAGATCATAACTATAGAAGTATTCCTAAAAAAAGCCACAGGGCTATTGCTGGGCTCTCTATGGGAGGATTTCAATCCATTCATATTTCAGCTCTTTACCCTAATGTTTATGATTATGTAGGAGCTTTCTCTGCTGCTGTTGCTTCTCCAGGAAAAGACGTTCCGTTGTATCAAGATCTCCACCAGCAGGTAATTCACCAATTCAGCACTCCTCCAAAACTCTATGCTATTTATATCGGAAAAGATGACTTCCTCTACCAAGACAATGTAGAATACCGCAAATTCCTGAATATCAATCACATTAAATACTCCTATACAGAAACTTCTGGAGGACATACTTGGAAGAATTGGCGTTTATACCTTAGTGATTTTTTACAGAAGATTTTCTAA